One Anas platyrhynchos isolate ZD024472 breed Pekin duck chromosome 2, IASCAAS_PekinDuck_T2T, whole genome shotgun sequence DNA segment encodes these proteins:
- the LOC101801043 gene encoding carbonic anhydrase 13 isoform X2, translated as MLHWGYDEHNGPAHWKEVFPVANGDRQSPIDIKTEETKYDPSLRPLNPNYDPASAKIILNNGHSTSVEFDDTVNKSVLTGGPLSGTYRLRQIHFHWGSNDEAGSEHAVDGMKYAAELHVVHWNAEKYSCFVEAARQSDGLAVMAVFLKIGECNPQLKKITDRLDTIRIKGKRALFTNFDPSCLLPKSLDYWTYFGSLTVPPLLESVIWIVLREPISVCSEQLAKFRSLLSTAEDEVACCLLRNYRPPQPLKGREVRRN; from the exons GGCCTGCCCACTGGAAGGAGGTTTTTCCTGTCGCTAATGGAGACCGTCAGTCACCCATTGACATCAAAACTGAGGAAACCAAGTATGACCCCTCTCTCCGTCCTCTAAATCCCAATTACGACCCGGCCTCTGCTAAAATAATCCTCAACAACGGGCACTCCACCAGTGTTGAGTTTGATGACACCGTAAACAAATCAG TGCTGACCGGGGGGCCGCTCAGTGGGACCTACAGGCTGCGCCAGATTCACTTCCACTGGGGGTCCAATGATGAAGCTGGCTCTGAGCACGCGGTGGACGGGATGAAGTATGCAGCAGAG cttcACGTGGTTCACTGGAACgcagaaaaatattcctgttttgTTGAGGCAGCTCGTCAGTCAGATGGATTGGCAGTCATGGCTGTATTTCTGAAG ATTGGTGAATGCAACCCACAGCTGAAGAAAATTACTGACCGCCTGGACACCATCAGAATCAAG GGTAAAAGAGCACTATTCACAAACTTCGATCCTAGCTGTCTACTTCCCAAATCCCTGGACTACTGGACTTACTTTGGCTCTCTCACTGTTCCACCTCTTCTTGAAAGTGTCATCTGGATTGTTCTGAGAGAGCCCATAAGTGTTTGTTCCGAACAG CTGGCCAAATTCCGCAGCCTCCTGAGCACTGCTGAAGATGAGGTCGCTTGCTGCTTGCTGCGAAACTATCGGCCTCCCCAGCCTCTAAAGGGACGAGAAGTCAGAAGGAattga
- the LOC101801043 gene encoding carbonic anhydrase 13 isoform X1, translating to MLHWGYDEHNGPAHWKEVFPVANGDRQSPIDIKTEETKYDPSLRPLNPNYDPASAKIILNNGHSTSVEFDDTVNKSGSFQPNRSSLLPDFSCSDDESTTTFVLTGGPLSGTYRLRQIHFHWGSNDEAGSEHAVDGMKYAAELHVVHWNAEKYSCFVEAARQSDGLAVMAVFLKIGECNPQLKKITDRLDTIRIKGKRALFTNFDPSCLLPKSLDYWTYFGSLTVPPLLESVIWIVLREPISVCSEQLAKFRSLLSTAEDEVACCLLRNYRPPQPLKGREVRRN from the exons GGCCTGCCCACTGGAAGGAGGTTTTTCCTGTCGCTAATGGAGACCGTCAGTCACCCATTGACATCAAAACTGAGGAAACCAAGTATGACCCCTCTCTCCGTCCTCTAAATCCCAATTACGACCCGGCCTCTGCTAAAATAATCCTCAACAACGGGCACTCCACCAGTGTTGAGTTTGATGACACCGTAAACAAATCAG GTTCATTCCAACCGAATCGCTCAAGTCTCTTACCTGACTTTAGTTGCAG CGATGACGAATCTACCACCACCTTTG TGCTGACCGGGGGGCCGCTCAGTGGGACCTACAGGCTGCGCCAGATTCACTTCCACTGGGGGTCCAATGATGAAGCTGGCTCTGAGCACGCGGTGGACGGGATGAAGTATGCAGCAGAG cttcACGTGGTTCACTGGAACgcagaaaaatattcctgttttgTTGAGGCAGCTCGTCAGTCAGATGGATTGGCAGTCATGGCTGTATTTCTGAAG ATTGGTGAATGCAACCCACAGCTGAAGAAAATTACTGACCGCCTGGACACCATCAGAATCAAG GGTAAAAGAGCACTATTCACAAACTTCGATCCTAGCTGTCTACTTCCCAAATCCCTGGACTACTGGACTTACTTTGGCTCTCTCACTGTTCCACCTCTTCTTGAAAGTGTCATCTGGATTGTTCTGAGAGAGCCCATAAGTGTTTGTTCCGAACAG CTGGCCAAATTCCGCAGCCTCCTGAGCACTGCTGAAGATGAGGTCGCTTGCTGCTTGCTGCGAAACTATCGGCCTCCCCAGCCTCTAAAGGGACGAGAAGTCAGAAGGAattga